The Oscarella lobularis chromosome 8, ooOscLobu1.1, whole genome shotgun sequence nucleotide sequence TCGTCGCGAAAGTGTCAAATTCGGAGAGGTGTGCCTCAAGGGTCGAAGATCGGTCCGCTTCTATTCAACTTCTTTACGGGCCGGCTGCCGGATTGCATTCGAATCGACAATCCATCATCTTATATGCTAACTGTTAAATGATGCCTGCATATACTCGAGTTAGAATTCGTAGGCTGTAGTCTTGTAACTTCTTTAGTCAGAGGTGGATTCTGTGTCTGgtacaaagaaaattttatGTCTCTGAATGGCCGAAAATCGGAATTTGTCATGGACCCTCAATTTTCGGAAAAATTAGCTGGCTCTCCTTCCGTCAGGATTGGCTCTGAAGTCGTGTCTTCGACCGCTTCGGCTAGATATCTCGGCATTATATTTGATGCTAATCTCAGCTGGAAAGATCGTTTTGTCTGTCATGAGAAAGGGAGGTCGTAATTTGGAAATTTTCTATCGTTGTCATCGTATTCTTTCAGAAAAGGATCGCTTGGCTCTGGTGATTCAGCTGGGTCTCGATTATGGCACTGTTGTCTTGAGTAATGAATCGGCGGGCATCCAAAATCGATTGCTGAGGATTGAAAAGAAGTATTTAAGAGTTCTGGAAGGTCCCACCTACCGTGATCGCACTGATGCAGCAGGTGGCTTGCAACATATCTATTTATAGACGACATATTGGAAAGGTATATCGTCGCGGCGTTCATGTTCCTGAACAATATGAAAAGCCCGCACAACAACGTCGTGCCACCAGAgattgaagagaagaggGATAGGAAGCTCCCGTCGTGACGTGACAGCAAGTAGAGCCCGACGACTGCCTGCAGTTGCCCCATGTGTGTTACGGCTTATTGCTCACATATAAACGGCCCGTGAATTGTACCACTGTGACTTTCCGAATATTTTTCCACGGTAATGtactttttaaaattgttgAAACAATTTTGGCATACATCTTCTTTGTAATATTCGTTCCTATCCCGAACTTCATCGCGCGAGACTTTTACGTACCTCTTACGGTCGTCGTTCAGCGTTGTACTGATGGCATTCCACGGATTGCCTGTCTACTATTGTCAGCTTCCCTAGTCCTATTTGCGCATCAAAAGAGATTTCCACTGACGTTAGAGCATAAATAGCAATATCCGGGGTTTTTTCATCGCTGGTTTACGTACCAAGTGTGCGTTCCCATCAATGTTAATCGCCTATAGTAGAACTGCTATTTGTACTACTGTCTCTCTCGTTCACGTAACTGGTAGTTGTTTTCTTCTACAGTGCATcgtcgattatccgaacgtCGATTATTAGTATCGTCGATTATCCGTAATggcattttctttcttacgtAACTGTTACGGCATCGCTTTTAGCGCGCTATTCGAACAACGCTTGCGGCgagtttctctttcctttgccAGCTTAGGGGTGTTCGTCTCTCGGATGGTTGGAATCTTGCCCTTGATGGTCTCGTATTGACTTTCCGCCGAGAAGAGGGAAACTTTTTTCATCGAAACTCTATTTTCGGCCTGAGCAACGGCGTGTCCATGGGACACCTGCAGAGAGACGTTGCTGACATTCTCGCTCCTTTATTGGATGCGAAAATGGTGCTGATTAAGGGGTTGGTTTAAACGAGGCTGCCGTTATTTCTTTCAACATTAGAACCTATCATTTCCTTGTCCAGGAAACTCGTTGGAAGACCTTACTCTATGGATGGATCTCGAAGATGGGGATCCCGAGTGTACGATTGCAGATGTTCTATTTTGAGTGGTCACTCTAAATGGACACGTGAGGATTTTCAGAAGGTATACAAAGAAATGTCTGATTCTGGATTTTCTCCAAAATGGGACGAGTATGAAACGTCCGATTACTCATCCGACCATTGGATAGACGGTCTATAACAGCGCGCATATATTGAAATCGTACTCACTTTATTTTGCAGATGTATCATCCAAAAGTAGAGACAGCGAGATGTCAATATCTATTCTGACAGGAAATCCTTGCAGCAATAAAGAAAAGTAAGAGGTAGCTTAAAATTCAAAGCATTCAATCAAGATGGCTGTTATAGAGATTTTTCATTTGATATCTCAAAACGAAAGCGTCCAGCCATGGATCTTGCCAGCGGGAGAGAGACCCACAACAAGCACCCTCACTTTCCTGGTCAAGAAGAACCTTCTCTTCAGAGTCCAGACGAGTTGTCTGTCTCGATTTTGACTGGAAAGCGCGTGTGCACTGATCGTCacgccgaagaaaatgaaaattgaaaatccTTGGAAAAAAGCTACAGTCCGTATTTGTCtttaaaaataattctaaATTGTTCTTGCTTTTCTTGAAAATTTGTTTAATCTTGATAAGAGTCATAGGAACTAGGCAGTGAAGACGACATGTTGCGCACGCTAGGTAAGAACTTCGACCAGATTGGGTGCAACCTATTGTTACGTCACGTTCTTTGTCCTTATTTGGACGCCACGTTACGCTTCTTAGTGTGAATCCTCTTCACGCTCGCTAACTGGCGATGGCCTCCAACAGTTCGACCAAGCGCAAAAGGCATGTCTTGTCCATGGACGACAAAGTTCCTGCTGTACATGTATGATTACGGATGGGTGCAGTTTGACTGTTGTCTCAGAAAAATTCGGAATTCCTAAAAGCACCGTCTCCGGCCTTCGAAAAACCGTGAAAAACTGCTAGACTTTCAGCGAAAGACTGCAGAAATAGGCATGGATCGGCCTGCAAAGAGCATGAAAATGGGAAAAATGAAGAGCTTGATGATGCCGTTTTTATGTGGTTCAACCAGAAGAGGCAGCAAGGAATTCCTGTATCTGGGCCTCTACTTTGCGAGAAAGCCCAACAGCTGCACGAAAAAATGGGAAAAACCGATACTTTTCTGGCAACATCAGGATGGCAGACAAAATTCTGTAAAAGATATGGAATTCGCGAGATAAGCCTCCAAGGTGAAAAGGCGTCTGCTGATGAAAAGGCTGCGTGTGAATTTGTTGAGAAGTTCCAAAAATTCatttctgaagaaaaatactctttaaatcaaatttttaatttggaTGAAACAGGCTTACAATTTCGTCTACTTCCTGAGAAAACCCTCCCCGGTGCTTTCGAGAAATCAGCCGCTGGGCGAAAAAGGCCAAGGACAGAGTCACGCTGGCAGCCTGCTCTAACGCGTCGGGTTCCATTTTCTGCCACTCCTCATGATTGGTAAGTCAAATAAACCTCGTTGCTATCGTCAGTTAGATATGAAGCTTCTTCCGTACTTATACCGTGGTCAGAAAAAGGCTTGGATGACTTCCGAGCTTTTTTCTCACTGGTTTCATACTTATTTTGTTGTGAACGTTCGTGAACATCTGCAAGAATTAGGATTTGAAAAGATGGCTGTTTTACTGCTCGACAACTGCTCTGCGCACTTTTGCGAGAAAGAGCTGATGAGCTCAGATGGGAAAATTGTGGTGAAATATTTCCCCCCTAATGTTACCTCAATTATTCAGCCAATGGACCAAGGGGTATTGGAATCCATGAAGcgaagggaaagaaaaaagctaCTCAGCAAATTTCTGCTCGAGGATGAAGGTGTGCCGATTCCAACATTTCTAAAGACGGTTGATATGAAAGTTGTCGGAGATGTGGTTGCTGCCAGTTGGGATGAAATTACAATGACAACAATAAGAAAGTCGTGGAGAAAAATAATTCCACTTACCcaagatgaagacgatttcgactcaaatgatgatgatagtgatgacgacgacggcgctgaAGTTTTGGAACTGTCTGAACTGGCTAAGAATTCCAGCGCGCCATTAGACCCAAAAGATATTTTTGATTGGCTTCGCACCCGTGATGGAAACGCGGAAACAGTTCTTACTGACGAAGAAATAATCGCAAAAGTGCAGGAAGGTGAACACGATATTGAAccagacgaaagcgacgactttCATAACGAAAGGGTGACGATTTCTCATGCGGAGGCCTCTAAAATGTTTGAGGGATGCCTAGCTTGGCTGGAACAGCAGCCTGAGGCAAACGCAAATAATCTCAGAGTTCTGAGAACGCTGCGCGATCTTGCAGACGACAAAAGGATGAAAAGTCTAAAGCaaacaaaaattgaaagattTTTTGCTAAGTAATATTTCTATCTTGTGTGGAAAGCATATGAAAATGTTTGTTTGTGaacgaaataaataaaaatcaataataaaaacaAAGTAATAAAGATTATTTAACCCGTTACCGATTATTCGTAATATCGATTATCCGTAATGGACCTAGACCAGAggggttcggataatcgacgATGCACTGTACTATCTTTCGTTCGCGTGTGTGGGCAATTTTAGTGTACGGGCACGGGTGTTTCTCTAGCGTTCACTGTGGCCCTTTAATCACTGCGCATGCTCTGGTTTTTATGGTCACAATATGGCGACCGAACGTGACACAGCCACTGCCAACCAAAGGAACCTTCACTTTTTACAGGTTACCTACgtgtttttcttacctg carries:
- the LOC136190069 gene encoding jerky protein homolog-like: MAVLLLDNCSAHFCEKELMSSDGKIVVKYFPPNVTSIIQPMDQGVLESMKRRERKKLLSKFLLEDEGVPIPTFLKTVDMKVVGDVVAASWDEITMTTIRKSWRKIIPLTQDEDDFDSNDDDSDDDDGAEVLELSELAKNSSAPLDPKDIFDWLRTRDGNAETVLTDEEIIAKVQEGEHDIEPDESDDFHNERVTISHAEASKMFEGCLAWLEQQPEANANNLRVLRTLRDLADDKRMKSLKQTKIERFFAK